From the genome of Nitrosopumilus sp., one region includes:
- a CDS encoding transcription factor TFIIB, which translates to MNNLLHLRDCKKISLITDLNTGEIVCSHCGAVVPEKSIDESAESSHVSAEEYMNNSRTGQKISLKMADMGLSTIIESKDRDSTGRSLSTENKRMFYRLRMWDRNSRFANTNQSYMKAFTLLDGLKAKLGLSDAVVEQTAYLFRKIALKKILAGRSTVGMICATVYIACRLTNTPRTIQDVASAGNIKRKQLQSIYRFLLQQLDIYPESYSPTEFVTRISNESNVSEKTKRYAMKILAKSQKIGITTSKNPMAMAAAALYIASLRNRENISQTRISEISGISSVTIRDRAKEINDNLGDGI; encoded by the coding sequence ATGAATAATCTGCTTCATTTAAGAGACTGTAAAAAAATTTCACTAATCACTGATCTGAATACTGGGGAAATTGTATGTAGTCATTGTGGTGCTGTAGTTCCAGAAAAATCCATTGATGAATCTGCCGAATCCTCCCATGTCTCTGCTGAAGAATACATGAACAATTCCAGGACTGGCCAAAAAATATCATTAAAAATGGCAGATATGGGGCTGTCCACAATCATAGAGTCCAAAGACAGGGATTCTACTGGACGGTCTCTTTCTACAGAAAACAAGAGGATGTTTTATCGCCTTAGAATGTGGGATAGGAACAGCAGATTTGCCAATACTAACCAATCGTACATGAAAGCATTTACCTTGTTAGACGGGTTAAAGGCCAAACTCGGTCTATCTGACGCTGTTGTAGAACAAACTGCATATCTTTTTCGTAAAATAGCTTTAAAAAAAATTCTTGCTGGAAGATCAACTGTGGGAATGATATGCGCTACAGTATACATCGCATGCAGGTTGACCAATACCCCTAGAACTATTCAGGATGTTGCCAGTGCAGGCAACATAAAAAGAAAACAGCTCCAAAGCATCTACCGTTTTCTTTTGCAGCAACTTGACATATATCCTGAATCCTACAGTCCGACTGAATTCGTTACAAGAATTTCAAATGAATCCAACGTTTCAGAAAAAACAAAGAGATATGCAATGAAAATCCTTGCCAAATCCCAAAAAATTGGTATTACCACAAGTAAGAATCCTATGGCCATGGCTGCAGCTGCTCTCTACATTGCATCACTGAGAAATAGAGAGAACATTTCGCAAACAAGAATCTCCGAGATTTCTGGAATCAGTTCAGTGACTATTCGTGACCGTGCAAAGGAAATAAACGATAATTTGGGAGATGGGATATAA
- a CDS encoding FAD-dependent oxidoreductase — MDAKIHIIGAGVGGLTTASLLAKNGHVVEIFEKMGKIGGRTASTVFKNHILDNGFHIMPFYKKSAIFEILKELHIDSELKLAKVDSIAFYSDTGFHKYPKGIGDLLQLSLIPFSSRIKLLKILLPMAFTSMKKTEEWDNLSLTEITKKLDVNTNAFFEAVCMLAFADTADHISLGEFARTMIRANPFKGGTSEFAYPLDGGYDAISHVLQDYVQKNHGKIHLNSQIKKIIVKDFKVEGIVTDDKVFHPSKCVVVSLPAYQAINNLFENNVFEQRFIDKVNRLDKTTAVVEVHFALNKRIDSRQIVFPVGNFTTKGFFFISNITPSVCPPGEHLMIAGTPVLPAEAEDPKKIKRIVEQMKSELDSIYPDFEKSLLWERPMAWKLVESVVKEPGLVWKSKMPHEISQIKGLFFVGDSTISYGIGTDSAAHSSILCHPKIEKFLQHSN, encoded by the coding sequence ATGGACGCCAAAATTCACATTATCGGAGCAGGTGTAGGTGGACTCACAACAGCATCATTACTTGCAAAAAACGGTCATGTTGTGGAAATTTTTGAAAAAATGGGGAAAATAGGCGGTAGAACGGCTTCAACGGTATTCAAAAACCATATTTTGGATAACGGATTCCACATAATGCCTTTTTACAAAAAATCAGCCATATTTGAAATTCTAAAAGAATTGCACATAGATTCAGAACTCAAACTTGCCAAAGTGGACAGTATTGCATTTTATTCAGATACAGGATTTCATAAATATCCCAAGGGCATAGGAGATCTTCTTCAACTTTCTCTAATTCCGTTTTCAAGCAGAATTAAACTTCTCAAAATATTACTTCCCATGGCATTTACATCAATGAAAAAGACAGAGGAATGGGATAATCTTTCATTAACTGAAATCACAAAAAAACTTGACGTCAATACAAATGCATTCTTTGAAGCCGTCTGTATGTTGGCATTTGCAGATACGGCGGATCACATATCATTGGGAGAATTTGCTCGAACCATGATTCGTGCAAATCCATTCAAAGGAGGCACAAGTGAATTTGCATATCCGCTTGACGGAGGTTATGATGCAATATCTCATGTTTTGCAGGATTACGTGCAAAAAAATCATGGAAAAATTCATCTCAATTCACAGATTAAAAAAATTATTGTCAAGGACTTTAAAGTTGAGGGGATAGTTACAGATGATAAAGTGTTCCACCCCTCCAAATGTGTCGTAGTATCATTGCCCGCATATCAGGCAATAAACAACCTGTTTGAAAACAATGTGTTTGAGCAAAGGTTCATCGACAAGGTAAACCGCTTGGATAAAACCACTGCAGTTGTAGAAGTGCATTTTGCCTTGAACAAAAGAATTGATTCCAGGCAGATAGTTTTTCCAGTCGGTAATTTCACCACAAAAGGCTTTTTCTTTATTTCAAATATCACGCCTTCAGTATGTCCGCCAGGAGAACATTTGATGATAGCAGGAACTCCCGTGCTCCCTGCCGAAGCAGAGGATCCAAAAAAAATCAAGCGAATTGTAGAGCAAATGAAGAGTGAGCTTGATTCCATATATCCGGATTTTGAAAAATCTTTACTTTGGGAGAGGCCGATGGCTTGGAAATTAGTTGAATCCGTCGTAAAAGAGCCAGGATTGGTATGGAAATCAAAGATGCCTCACGAAATATCGCAGATTAAAGGACTGTTTTTTGTAGGCGATTCGACCATAAGTTATGGAATAGGCACTGATTCCGCAGCTCACAGTTCAATCCTATGTCATCCCAAGATAGAGAAATTTTTACAGCATTCTAACTGA
- a CDS encoding histidine kinase — protein MVYIRAKKVKGAQYLYLVKSTWDAKNKTSKQEIVKYLGKATDVVRDDIPVEYRDNPKILSVLAAQNPQDIKKRQEASEKSVKLLYKKITDGEINSCVQIYDDYKKFFNTADFFDKILKPIMYQIGEEWTHNKISIATEHVASNVAQTLVKIIMDKETTSGNKKKILLCVPVGEEHHLGCDIIETFLMGKGYKVFNMATSIPSDSILYFIEHNHPDVVMVSITLDDNLKTGQRLIKKIKDNFDVPILVGGYALEQDKIPNFDAEVIANLTLNQLPKIIRAAIS, from the coding sequence ATGGTGTACATTCGTGCCAAGAAAGTAAAAGGTGCTCAGTATCTCTATCTTGTAAAAAGTACCTGGGATGCAAAAAACAAGACATCAAAACAAGAAATTGTAAAGTATCTAGGCAAGGCAACAGACGTAGTCAGGGATGATATTCCTGTAGAGTATAGGGATAATCCAAAAATACTTTCTGTTTTGGCAGCCCAAAATCCACAAGACATTAAGAAAAGACAAGAAGCATCTGAAAAATCCGTAAAACTATTGTACAAAAAGATAACTGATGGTGAGATAAACAGCTGCGTTCAAATTTATGACGATTACAAAAAGTTTTTCAACACTGCAGATTTTTTCGATAAGATTCTAAAGCCCATAATGTACCAAATAGGCGAGGAATGGACTCACAATAAAATCAGCATAGCAACAGAACACGTTGCAAGCAATGTTGCTCAAACGCTTGTAAAAATTATCATGGACAAAGAAACAACTTCCGGCAATAAAAAGAAAATCCTTCTGTGTGTGCCAGTTGGAGAAGAGCATCACCTAGGCTGTGATATAATTGAGACATTTCTAATGGGCAAGGGTTACAAGGTGTTCAACATGGCAACATCGATTCCCTCTGATTCAATCCTGTATTTTATTGAGCATAATCATCCTGACGTTGTCATGGTTTCAATCACCTTGGATGATAATCTGAAAACTGGTCAGCGATTGATTAAAAAGATTAAAGATAATTTTGATGTCCCGATATTGGTTGGTGGATATGCATTGGAACAAGACAAAATACCAAACTTTGACGCTGAGGTTATTGCAAACTTGACTCTTAATCAACTCCCAAAAATAATTCGTGCAGCTATCAGTTAG